The following are encoded together in the Bacillus sp. NP157 genome:
- a CDS encoding RimK family protein, translated as MSRLVIVVEKASDWGSYYPSVDVVSAMDYLREPVGGDDERTHVINLCRSYKYLGTGYYVSLLAEARGHKVIPSVRTVNDLRRRSLYGLQIDDLNEKLENFLPAGGRDTTDFGVLVYFGETAYPDLQDLARQIFDHFPCPLMRIEFERERFWQISSVKAVGLHTLDDAQEDAFAAALEKFSRKIWRRPRARRQYRYDIAMLVDPNEAMPPSNKKALKHFIEAGKHLGIEVDPIGKNDFQRLAEYDGLFIRETTAIANHTYRFAHRAEREGMVVMDDPTSILRCTNKIFLNDLMVARKLATPKTEILYRDDAKRLRDLPERLGMPIVLKIPDGSFSRGVVKVETPEALEKAASELFSHSALVIAQEFLYTEFDWRIGVLNHEPLYACQYFMSRGHWQIYNHGAKGTAKSGGFRTVPVREAPSDVVKLALKATQTIGDGLYGVDLKQVGDRAVVIEVNDNPSIDAGVEDAYLGEDLYLRIMQEFLRRLEMKRLGIQL; from the coding sequence ATGAGCCGGCTTGTCATCGTCGTGGAGAAAGCCTCGGACTGGGGCTCGTATTACCCGTCCGTCGATGTCGTCAGCGCCATGGACTACCTGCGCGAGCCGGTTGGCGGCGACGACGAACGCACCCACGTCATCAACCTGTGCCGCAGCTACAAGTACCTGGGCACCGGCTACTACGTGTCCTTGCTGGCCGAAGCCCGCGGGCACAAGGTGATCCCGTCGGTGCGCACGGTGAACGACCTGCGCCGCCGTTCGCTGTATGGCCTGCAGATCGACGACCTCAACGAAAAGCTGGAAAACTTCCTGCCGGCCGGCGGTCGCGACACCACCGACTTCGGCGTGCTGGTGTACTTCGGCGAAACCGCCTACCCCGACCTGCAAGATCTTGCGCGGCAGATCTTCGACCACTTCCCCTGCCCGCTCATGCGCATCGAGTTCGAGCGCGAGCGCTTCTGGCAGATCTCGTCGGTGAAGGCGGTGGGCCTGCATACTTTGGACGATGCGCAGGAAGACGCCTTCGCCGCGGCACTGGAGAAGTTCTCGCGGAAGATCTGGCGCCGGCCGCGTGCACGCCGCCAGTATCGCTACGACATCGCCATGCTGGTCGATCCGAACGAGGCGATGCCGCCGTCGAACAAGAAGGCGTTGAAGCACTTCATTGAAGCGGGAAAGCACCTCGGCATCGAGGTCGACCCGATCGGCAAGAACGACTTCCAGCGCCTCGCCGAGTACGACGGCTTGTTCATCCGCGAAACGACGGCCATCGCCAACCATACGTATCGCTTTGCCCACCGTGCCGAGCGCGAAGGCATGGTGGTGATGGACGATCCGACGTCGATCCTGCGTTGCACGAACAAGATCTTCCTCAACGACTTGATGGTCGCGCGCAAGCTGGCCACGCCGAAGACGGAGATCCTTTACCGCGACGACGCGAAGCGCCTGCGTGACCTGCCCGAACGCCTGGGCATGCCCATCGTGCTGAAGATTCCCGATGGTTCGTTCTCGCGAGGCGTGGTGAAGGTGGAGACGCCCGAGGCGCTGGAAAAGGCAGCCTCCGAGTTGTTCTCGCATAGCGCGCTGGTGATTGCGCAGGAGTTCCTCTACACGGAGTTCGACTGGCGCATCGGCGTGCTGAACCACGAGCCGCTGTATGCCTGCCAGTACTTCATGTCGCGCGGCCACTGGCAGATCTACAACCACGGCGCGAAGGGCACGGCGAAGTCGGGTGGCTTCCGCACGGTGCCGGTGCGCGAGGCACCATCGGATGTGGTGAAGCTGGCGCTGAAGGCGACGCAGACCATCGGCGATGGCCTATACGGCGTGGACCTGAAGCAGGTCGGCGACCGCGCGGTGGTGATCGAGGTGAACGACAATCCGTCGATCGATGCCGGTGTCGAGGATGCCTACCTGGGCGAGGACCTTTACCTGCGGATCATGCAGGAGTTCCTGCGGCGGCTGGAGATGAAGCGGTTGGGGATTCAGTTGTGA
- a CDS encoding lipocalin family protein, which translates to MNRLPAALLVMAGVAAASCAANAPLKTVDHVDLPRYMGTWYVIGNIPNMFEKGKVETADEYRLRPDGTIDNWFHYRKGFDQPAKSWHGKAWLPDEKDASRWKVQLLWPFRADYAILALSDDYRVSLVGLPSRKMLWVLSKDKAIDDAVYQRLLGVARAQGYPVEQMRKVPQRPDDQGKPGFQ; encoded by the coding sequence ATGAACCGTCTCCCTGCTGCCTTGCTTGTGATGGCCGGCGTCGCCGCCGCCAGTTGTGCGGCCAATGCGCCGCTGAAGACGGTCGATCACGTCGACCTGCCCCGTTACATGGGTACCTGGTACGTGATCGGGAACATCCCGAACATGTTCGAGAAGGGCAAGGTGGAGACGGCCGACGAGTACCGGCTGCGCCCCGACGGGACCATCGACAACTGGTTCCATTACCGGAAGGGTTTCGACCAGCCGGCGAAGAGCTGGCATGGCAAGGCGTGGCTGCCGGACGAAAAGGATGCCAGCCGCTGGAAGGTCCAGTTGCTTTGGCCGTTCCGCGCCGACTACGCGATCCTCGCCCTGTCGGACGACTATCGGGTGAGCCTGGTAGGCCTGCCCTCGCGGAAGATGCTCTGGGTGCTGTCGAAGGACAAGGCGATCGACGACGCGGTCTACCAGCGCCTGCTCGGGGTCGCCCGGGCCCAGGGCTATCCGGTGGAACAGATGCGCAAGGTGCCGCAACGGCCCGACGACCAGGGCAAGCCGGGATTCCAGTAG
- a CDS encoding DUF971 domain-containing protein encodes MTRPRPIDITLHQASRVLEVSFDNGEQFRLPYEYLRVNSPSAEVQGHGPGQKVLVAGKQHVGISAVEPTGHYGILIRFDDGHASGIFGWDTLHDLGRAYDTAWPAYLAELAAKDLSR; translated from the coding sequence ATGACCCGCCCGCGCCCCATCGATATCACCCTGCACCAGGCATCGCGCGTCCTCGAGGTCAGCTTCGACAACGGCGAGCAGTTCCGGCTTCCCTACGAATACCTGCGGGTGAATTCCCCCAGCGCGGAAGTGCAGGGCCACGGCCCGGGCCAGAAGGTCCTCGTCGCTGGCAAGCAGCACGTCGGCATCAGCGCCGTCGAGCCCACCGGCCACTACGGCATCCTCATCCGCTTCGACGATGGCCATGCCAGCGGCATCTTCGGCTGGGACACGCTGCACGACCTCGGCCGTGCCTACGACACCGCATGGCCGGCCTACCTCGCCGAGCTGGCAGCGAAGGACCTTTCCCGCTGA
- the rbsD gene encoding D-ribose pyranase, giving the protein MRRSGLLHAELNRVIAAMGHTDTLVIGDVGLPVPPGVPCIDLAILPGLPGFAAVFEAIYAELAVEYATVASETRTHNPAMVALKARLEDAGVPVHELAHEDFKAASARAVAVVRTGETSPYANIILHAGVTF; this is encoded by the coding sequence ATGAGACGTAGCGGCCTGCTGCATGCCGAACTGAACCGCGTCATCGCCGCGATGGGCCACACCGATACGCTGGTCATCGGCGACGTCGGCCTGCCCGTACCGCCCGGCGTGCCGTGCATCGACCTGGCGATCCTGCCGGGCTTGCCGGGCTTCGCCGCGGTGTTCGAAGCGATCTACGCCGAGCTCGCGGTGGAATACGCCACCGTCGCCAGCGAAACGCGTACGCACAACCCGGCCATGGTCGCGCTGAAGGCGCGCCTCGAAGACGCCGGCGTGCCGGTGCACGAGCTGGCCCACGAGGACTTCAAGGCCGCCAGCGCACGTGCCGTGGCCGTGGTGCGCACCGGCGAGACCTCGCCCTACGCGAACATCATCCTGCATGCGGGCGTGACCTTCTGA
- the rbsK gene encoding ribokinase has protein sequence MTRIVVVGSINMDLVTLSPRFVGPGETITGDRFLTIPGGKGANQAVAAARLGAQVAMVGNIGDDAFGQSLYDGLEAEGIDVSHVTRIDGIGSGTASITVAGGENQIIVVPAANGRVTPAQVEAAREVIRGADALLVQLEIPLDAVDATLRIAQEEGVPVILNPAPAQRLPLEWLQRVRFLTPNQHELAMVLGADGDTDFRELMRRAPCPVVLTRGEDGAWFRDKDDEPRHQAGFKVDAVDSTGAGDTFNAALAVYLAEGLDVAVRKACATAAIAVSRLGAQGGMPTADEVAAFLRSHP, from the coding sequence ATGACGCGTATCGTTGTCGTCGGCAGCATCAACATGGACCTCGTGACACTCTCGCCCCGCTTCGTCGGGCCGGGCGAGACGATCACGGGCGACCGCTTCCTCACCATCCCCGGCGGCAAGGGCGCCAACCAGGCCGTGGCCGCGGCTCGCCTCGGTGCGCAGGTGGCGATGGTCGGCAACATCGGTGACGACGCCTTCGGCCAGTCGCTCTACGACGGGCTGGAAGCCGAAGGCATCGATGTCAGCCACGTCACCCGCATCGACGGCATCGGCAGCGGCACCGCATCGATCACCGTCGCCGGTGGCGAAAACCAGATCATCGTGGTGCCCGCGGCGAACGGCCGGGTCACCCCCGCGCAGGTCGAGGCCGCCCGCGAGGTGATCCGCGGCGCCGATGCGCTGCTCGTGCAACTGGAAATCCCGCTCGATGCCGTCGACGCGACGCTGCGCATCGCGCAGGAAGAGGGCGTGCCGGTCATCCTCAACCCGGCCCCCGCGCAGCGCCTTCCGCTGGAATGGCTGCAGCGCGTGCGCTTCCTCACCCCCAACCAGCACGAGCTGGCGATGGTGCTCGGCGCCGACGGCGATACCGATTTCCGCGAACTGATGCGGCGTGCTCCCTGCCCGGTCGTGCTGACCCGTGGCGAGGACGGCGCGTGGTTCCGCGACAAGGACGACGAGCCGCGCCACCAGGCCGGTTTCAAGGTCGACGCCGTGGACAGCACGGGCGCCGGTGACACCTTCAACGCCGCCCTCGCGGTGTACCTCGCCGAGGGCCTCGACGTGGCGGTGCGCAAGGCATGCGCGACCGCCGCCATCGCCGTGTCGCGGCTGGGTGCGCAGGGCGGCATGCCGACCGCCGACGAAGTGGCGGCCTTCCTCCGGAGCCATCCATGA
- a CDS encoding DUF484 family protein, with protein MTDTAIDGDIKPATVASYLRRHPDFLIDYPDLANALVMPSANGPAAALSVHQLRVLREKNAELEGRLRDLSGIAGDNEALMRRVHGLMLALLGASDIEETVRHVVRRLTDDFKSERVRLVFFGDLAGLPDEPWLLREARGPAGLPEFASFLEHGDPVAGRLAPDKLHRLFGDAAPDVRSAALMRIGPDALLAIGSADADRFHPGMGTLFLDMISTTVGSAIDRARKAA; from the coding sequence ATGACCGACACCGCGATCGACGGCGACATCAAGCCAGCCACCGTGGCGTCGTACCTGCGCCGGCATCCGGACTTCCTGATCGATTACCCGGACCTGGCCAACGCGCTGGTGATGCCCAGTGCCAATGGGCCGGCGGCAGCCTTGTCGGTGCACCAGCTGCGCGTGTTGCGGGAAAAGAACGCCGAGCTGGAAGGGCGCCTGCGCGACCTCTCCGGCATCGCCGGCGACAACGAAGCCCTCATGCGCCGCGTCCATGGGCTGATGCTCGCCCTGTTGGGCGCCAGCGATATCGAAGAGACGGTGCGCCACGTGGTCCGCCGCCTGACCGACGACTTCAAGTCCGAGCGCGTTCGCCTGGTCTTCTTCGGCGACCTGGCCGGCCTGCCCGACGAACCCTGGCTGCTGCGCGAAGCCCGTGGCCCGGCCGGCCTGCCAGAGTTCGCTTCGTTCCTCGAGCACGGCGACCCGGTCGCCGGGCGCCTCGCGCCCGACAAGCTGCATCGCCTGTTCGGCGACGCCGCGCCCGACGTGCGCTCGGCCGCGCTGATGCGGATCGGCCCCGATGCCCTGCTCGCCATCGGCAGCGCCGATGCCGACCGGTTCCACCCGGGCATGGGCACGCTGTTCCTGGACATGATCTCGACCACGGTCGGCTCCGCGATCGACCGGGCCCGGAAGGCCGCGTGA
- a CDS encoding lipoprotein produces MRRLILPLVAIACAAASLQGCGNKGDLYLPPPPAPGTTAKPAAAPPQGHQGQTLQQATSPAVQPARASTVDSPAPASTTMMPFNPIIHQ; encoded by the coding sequence ATGCGCCGACTGATCCTGCCCCTCGTCGCCATCGCCTGCGCCGCCGCCAGCCTCCAGGGCTGCGGCAACAAGGGTGATCTTTACCTGCCGCCGCCGCCCGCGCCGGGTACCACGGCGAAGCCCGCGGCTGCACCGCCGCAGGGCCACCAGGGACAGACGCTGCAGCAGGCGACCAGCCCCGCCGTGCAGCCGGCCCGTGCATCCACCGTGGATTCGCCGGCGCCCGCCAGCACCACGATGATGCCGTTCAACCCGATCATCCATCAGTAA
- the hslV gene encoding ATP-dependent protease subunit HslV translates to MESMHATTIVCVRRGDKVVIASDGQVTLGNTVMKANARKVRRLGRGDVLAGFAGATADAFTLFELFEEKLVKHGYNLTRAAVEMAKEWRTDRRLGRLEAMLAVADKEASLILSGNGDVLEPEHGLIAIGSGGPYAQSAALALLENTEMDARTIAEKALKIAGDICIYTNHNVSIEEL, encoded by the coding sequence ATGGAATCGATGCATGCCACGACCATCGTCTGCGTTCGGCGCGGCGACAAGGTCGTCATCGCCAGCGACGGCCAGGTCACCCTCGGCAACACGGTGATGAAGGCCAACGCCCGCAAGGTGCGTCGGCTGGGCCGCGGCGACGTGCTCGCCGGCTTCGCGGGCGCCACCGCCGATGCCTTCACCCTGTTCGAGCTGTTCGAAGAGAAGCTGGTGAAGCACGGCTACAACCTCACCCGCGCCGCGGTGGAGATGGCCAAGGAATGGCGTACCGATCGCCGCCTGGGCCGCCTGGAAGCCATGCTCGCCGTGGCCGATAAGGAGGCGTCGCTGATCCTCTCCGGCAACGGTGACGTGCTCGAACCCGAGCACGGCCTGATCGCGATCGGTTCGGGCGGCCCCTACGCCCAGTCCGCCGCGCTTGCGCTGCTGGAGAACACCGAGATGGATGCACGCACGATCGCCGAAAAAGCGCTCAAGATCGCTGGCGATATCTGCATCTACACCAATCACAACGTCTCGATCGAAGAGCTCTGA
- the dapF gene encoding diaminopimelate epimerase, which produces MPSRFTKMHGIGNDFVIVDWREDAGRVPNAARIAALADRHTGVGFDQLISIEPPRDPSCEFYYGIWNADGSASGQCGNGVRCVAAWLYRDGVIERDTPVRLESPSGPVTVKVVDEHTVTVDMGEPDFDPGHVPLDHAAHATYTVHVDGEDVSFGAVSMGNPHGVVFVDDLADPRIDRLGPLLTADPIFPQGANIGFVQRVAVDQLRLRVHERGSGWTRACGTGACAAAAVSQALGLAAPVVAVELPGGTLRIEWHGPGHSLWMTGPAAFVFEGEV; this is translated from the coding sequence ATGCCGTCCCGCTTTACCAAGATGCATGGGATCGGCAACGATTTCGTCATCGTGGACTGGCGCGAGGACGCCGGGCGCGTGCCCAACGCGGCGCGCATCGCGGCGCTGGCCGATCGCCACACCGGGGTCGGTTTCGACCAGCTGATCAGCATCGAGCCACCGCGCGACCCGTCCTGCGAGTTCTACTACGGCATCTGGAATGCCGATGGTTCGGCCTCGGGGCAGTGCGGTAACGGCGTTCGCTGCGTAGCCGCCTGGCTGTATCGCGATGGCGTGATCGAACGCGACACGCCGGTGCGGCTGGAAAGCCCGTCCGGCCCGGTCACCGTCAAGGTCGTCGACGAACACACGGTGACCGTCGACATGGGCGAGCCCGATTTCGATCCGGGCCACGTGCCACTCGACCACGCGGCGCACGCGACCTACACCGTCCACGTGGACGGCGAGGACGTGAGCTTTGGCGCCGTATCCATGGGTAACCCGCACGGCGTCGTCTTCGTCGACGACCTGGCCGACCCGCGGATCGACCGGCTTGGGCCCTTGCTCACTGCCGATCCGATCTTCCCGCAGGGAGCCAACATCGGCTTCGTCCAGCGGGTGGCGGTCGACCAGCTGCGCCTGCGCGTGCACGAACGCGGCAGTGGCTGGACCCGCGCATGCGGCACGGGGGCCTGTGCGGCCGCCGCCGTATCCCAGGCCCTGGGCCTCGCCGCACCGGTGGTCGCCGTGGAACTGCCCGGCGGCACGCTGCGCATCGAATGGCACGGACCGGGTCATTCGCTGTGGATGACCGGGCCGGCCGCGTTCGTTTTCGAAGGCGAAGTGTGA
- a CDS encoding sugar ABC transporter ATP-binding protein: MATPLVRMQGIHKAFGPVKVLEGVDFELLPGEVHALMGENGAGKSTLMKILTGIYAPDAGSIEVDGQPVSISSPADAEKHGIAIIHQELNLIPALSIADNLFLGREVHRFGLLNRKAMAKQAMEWLAAVGMSRLDPDTRIERLSVGQQQMVEIARALGQKARVLIMDEPTAALTESETTTLFKLIRELREQGTGIVYVSHRMEEIFALCDRISVLRDGKFVGTRDVPGLAFDEVVKMMVGRTLDARYPTRTPRIGDIRLKVEHVGGGMVKDVSFDLHAGEVLGVAGLLGAGRTELARLLFGLDKLETGKVTLDGTLVTPKTPTEAIHAGFGFVTEDRKAQGLVLDMSLRENVSLPRVPAHAGLVDRGGEKKQTLGLIDALKIRTRDMELDVRALSGGNQQKVVLAKWLALKPRVLILDEPTRGVDVGGKAEIYHIINQLAEQGVAILMISSELPEVLAMSDRILVMHEGHATALLDAHGATQEAVMTAATGGK; encoded by the coding sequence ATGGCCACGCCGCTTGTCCGCATGCAAGGCATCCACAAGGCGTTCGGTCCGGTGAAGGTGCTCGAAGGCGTCGACTTCGAGCTGCTGCCCGGCGAAGTGCATGCCCTGATGGGCGAGAACGGCGCCGGCAAGTCCACGCTGATGAAGATCCTCACGGGCATTTACGCGCCCGATGCGGGCAGCATCGAAGTGGATGGCCAGCCCGTGTCGATCAGCTCGCCGGCCGACGCCGAAAAGCACGGCATCGCCATCATCCACCAGGAACTGAACCTGATCCCGGCGCTGAGCATCGCGGACAACCTGTTCCTCGGGCGCGAAGTGCATCGCTTCGGCCTGCTCAATCGCAAGGCGATGGCGAAGCAGGCGATGGAGTGGCTGGCGGCCGTCGGCATGAGCCGGCTCGATCCGGACACGCGCATCGAGCGACTCTCGGTCGGCCAGCAGCAGATGGTGGAGATCGCCCGCGCGCTGGGCCAGAAGGCTCGCGTGCTGATCATGGACGAGCCCACCGCCGCGCTCACCGAAAGCGAAACCACCACGCTGTTCAAGCTGATCCGCGAACTGCGCGAGCAGGGCACCGGCATCGTCTACGTGTCGCATCGCATGGAAGAAATCTTCGCGCTGTGCGATCGCATCTCGGTGCTGCGCGACGGCAAATTCGTCGGCACGCGCGACGTGCCGGGCCTGGCCTTCGACGAAGTGGTGAAGATGATGGTCGGGCGCACGCTCGACGCGCGCTATCCCACCCGCACGCCACGCATCGGCGACATCCGTCTGAAGGTGGAGCACGTCGGCGGGGGCATGGTGAAGGACGTCAGCTTCGACCTGCACGCGGGTGAGGTGCTCGGCGTGGCCGGCCTGCTCGGCGCGGGCCGCACGGAACTGGCGCGCCTGCTATTCGGCCTGGACAAGCTGGAAACCGGCAAGGTCACGCTGGACGGCACGCTGGTGACGCCGAAGACACCGACCGAAGCGATCCATGCCGGCTTCGGTTTCGTCACCGAAGATCGCAAGGCGCAGGGCCTCGTGCTCGACATGAGCCTGCGTGAGAACGTCAGCCTGCCGCGCGTGCCTGCGCACGCCGGCCTGGTCGATCGCGGCGGCGAAAAGAAACAGACCCTCGGCCTGATCGACGCGCTGAAGATCCGCACCCGCGACATGGAACTGGATGTGCGCGCCCTGTCGGGCGGCAACCAGCAGAAGGTCGTGCTGGCCAAGTGGCTGGCGCTCAAGCCACGCGTGCTCATCCTCGATGAACCCACCCGCGGCGTCGACGTCGGCGGCAAGGCCGAGATCTACCACATCATCAATCAACTCGCGGAGCAGGGCGTGGCCATCCTCATGATTTCCTCGGAACTACCGGAGGTGCTCGCGATGAGCGACCGCATCCTGGTGATGCACGAGGGCCATGCGACGGCCCTGCTCGATGCCCACGGCGCCACCCAGGAAGCCGTGATGACCGCCGCGACCGGAGGCAAGTGA
- a CDS encoding GNAT family N-acetyltransferase translates to MRPPPVTAAVRVRRAEVSDLDDLVALEEATFDTDRLSRAQYRKHLDSETAQVLVASANHRRFLGTAVVFFRRATTVARLYSIATKPEARGKGVGSALIEAAEDAARLRGCRALRLEVRKDNAVAIRLYERLGYRRIGEYVKYYGDGADALRLEKAL, encoded by the coding sequence ATGCGTCCACCCCCGGTAACCGCCGCGGTACGCGTTCGTCGTGCCGAGGTCAGTGACCTTGACGACCTGGTCGCCCTCGAAGAGGCGACCTTCGACACGGATCGCCTGAGCCGCGCCCAGTACCGCAAGCACCTCGATAGCGAAACCGCGCAGGTGCTCGTCGCCAGCGCGAACCATCGCCGCTTCCTTGGCACCGCCGTGGTGTTCTTCCGCAGGGCCACCACCGTGGCGCGTCTGTATTCGATCGCGACCAAGCCAGAGGCCCGCGGCAAGGGCGTCGGCTCGGCGCTGATCGAAGCCGCCGAAGATGCCGCCCGCCTGCGCGGCTGCCGGGCGCTTCGCCTGGAAGTACGCAAGGACAACGCCGTCGCCATCCGCCTGTACGAGCGCCTTGGTTACCGTCGCATCGGCGAGTACGTGAAGTACTACGGCGACGGCGCCGATGCCCTGCGCCTGGAAAAGGCGCTTTGA
- the hslU gene encoding ATP-dependent protease ATPase subunit HslU, whose translation MSELTPREIVNELDRFIVGQQDAKRAVAIALRNRWRRMQLEPGMREEVTPKNILMIGPTGVGKTEIARRLATLANAPFVKVEATKFTEVGYVGKDVESIVRDLADVSYKLVREQAKARVKSQAEDAAEDRLLDALLPRRQPATGWDDTGSSVPAIDNDTRQKLRKQLREGALDDREIELDFATNVGVEIMTPPGMEEMSQQLGKMFQNLGGQKSQKRKTTIRQARPLLVEEEAGKLMNDDELRARAVDSAEQNGIVFIDEIDKVAQRSEWGGAGVSREGVQRDLLPLVEGSTVSTKYGAIKTDHVLFIASGAFSLAKPSDLIPELQGRLPIRVELQALSVDDFKRILREPNNALTKQYVALLHTEGVTLDFTDTGIDRLADVAFQVNERTENIGARRLHTVMERLLERISFEAADKSGEKYVIDADYVDKNLASLVKDEDLSRYIL comes from the coding sequence ATGTCCGAACTGACCCCCCGCGAGATCGTCAACGAACTCGACCGTTTCATCGTCGGCCAGCAGGACGCCAAGCGCGCCGTGGCCATCGCCCTGCGTAACCGCTGGCGCCGCATGCAGCTGGAACCGGGCATGCGCGAAGAAGTGACGCCGAAGAACATCCTCATGATCGGTCCCACCGGCGTGGGCAAGACCGAGATCGCCCGGCGCCTGGCCACGCTGGCCAATGCGCCGTTCGTGAAGGTGGAAGCGACCAAGTTCACCGAGGTGGGCTATGTCGGCAAGGACGTCGAATCCATCGTCCGCGACCTGGCCGACGTGTCGTACAAGCTGGTCCGCGAGCAGGCCAAGGCCCGGGTGAAGAGCCAGGCCGAGGACGCCGCGGAAGACCGCCTGCTCGATGCCCTGTTGCCGCGCCGCCAGCCGGCCACCGGTTGGGACGACACCGGCAGCAGCGTGCCGGCGATCGACAACGACACCCGCCAGAAGCTGCGCAAGCAGCTGCGCGAAGGTGCGCTGGACGACCGCGAGATCGAGCTGGACTTCGCCACCAACGTGGGCGTGGAGATCATGACCCCGCCCGGCATGGAGGAAATGAGCCAGCAGCTGGGCAAGATGTTCCAGAACCTCGGCGGCCAGAAGTCGCAGAAGCGCAAGACCACGATCCGCCAGGCCCGCCCGCTCCTCGTCGAGGAAGAGGCTGGCAAGCTGATGAACGACGACGAATTGCGCGCCCGCGCGGTGGATAGCGCCGAGCAGAACGGCATCGTCTTTATCGACGAGATCGACAAGGTCGCCCAGCGCTCCGAGTGGGGCGGCGCGGGCGTGAGCCGCGAAGGCGTGCAGCGCGACCTGCTGCCGCTGGTCGAAGGCTCCACCGTGTCGACCAAGTACGGCGCGATCAAGACCGACCACGTGCTGTTCATCGCCTCGGGTGCTTTCTCGCTGGCCAAGCCTTCCGACCTGATCCCCGAGCTGCAGGGCCGCCTGCCGATCCGCGTGGAGTTGCAGGCTCTCTCGGTCGACGATTTCAAGCGGATCCTGCGCGAGCCGAACAACGCCCTGACCAAGCAATATGTTGCGCTGCTGCATACCGAGGGCGTGACCCTGGACTTCACCGACACCGGCATCGACCGCCTGGCCGACGTGGCCTTCCAGGTCAACGAGCGGACCGAAAACATCGGTGCGCGCCGCCTGCATACGGTGATGGAGCGCCTGCTGGAGCGGATCTCGTTCGAAGCGGCTGATAAATCCGGCGAAAAGTATGTGATCGACGCCGATTATGTCGATAAAAACCTTGCTTCGCTCGTGAAGGACGAGGACCTCAGCCGTTACATCCTGTGA
- a CDS encoding tyrosine recombinase XerC — protein MIPREAVEAFLRHFAAERAPSVHTLAAYRRDLEKLLRFMEHEGIGSFDALSPERLRSMVAREHRGSGKGHDDGLEPASLQRLLSACRSLFRYLTREGQLAHDPAAGVRGPKVRRKLPQVLDADEAKELVETNLGGSLAPRDTAMMELFYSSGLRLSELCGLRWDDLDMEEGMVRVLGKGNKTRILPVGRFAIAALRALAALGGVGPGQAVFKGRGDGPISPRTVQARLAKLSSGQAKRVHPHMLRHTFASHMLESSGDLRSVQELLGHADIATTQIYTHLDFQHLARVYDAAHPRAKRKG, from the coding sequence GTGATCCCGCGCGAGGCCGTCGAGGCCTTCCTGCGCCACTTCGCCGCCGAGCGCGCGCCGTCTGTCCACACCCTAGCCGCCTACCGGCGCGACCTGGAGAAACTGCTCCGCTTCATGGAGCACGAAGGCATTGGCTCATTCGATGCGCTGTCGCCCGAGCGACTACGCAGCATGGTGGCGCGCGAGCATCGTGGCAGTGGCAAGGGCCACGACGACGGCCTGGAGCCGGCCAGCCTGCAGCGGCTGCTCTCCGCCTGCCGCAGCCTGTTCCGCTACCTCACCCGCGAAGGCCAGCTGGCGCATGACCCGGCCGCCGGCGTGCGCGGTCCCAAAGTGCGCCGCAAGTTGCCCCAGGTGCTGGATGCCGACGAGGCCAAGGAACTGGTCGAGACCAACCTGGGCGGATCGCTGGCCCCGCGCGACACCGCCATGATGGAACTGTTCTATTCCAGCGGCCTGCGCCTGTCCGAACTCTGCGGCCTGCGCTGGGACGACCTGGACATGGAAGAGGGCATGGTCCGCGTGCTCGGCAAGGGCAACAAGACGCGGATCCTGCCAGTGGGCCGGTTCGCCATCGCGGCCCTGCGCGCGCTGGCCGCCCTGGGGGGCGTCGGTCCTGGCCAGGCCGTGTTCAAGGGCCGCGGCGACGGCCCGATCAGCCCGCGCACCGTGCAGGCCAGGCTGGCCAAACTCTCCAGCGGCCAGGCCAAGCGCGTCCACCCGCACATGCTCCGGCACACCTTCGCCAGCCACATGCTCGAATCCTCCGGCGACCTGCGCTCGGTGCAGGAGCTGCTCGGCCACGCCGACATCGCAACGACCCAGATCTACACCCACCTGGACTTCCAGCACCTGGCCCGGGTCTACGACGCGGCTCATCCGCGGGCGAAGCGGAAGGGCTGA